From a region of the Suncus etruscus isolate mSunEtr1 chromosome 11, mSunEtr1.pri.cur, whole genome shotgun sequence genome:
- the UNC45A gene encoding protein unc-45 homolog A, which yields MTASAVEELRQEGNELFKGGDYEGALAVYTRALELHPTPQEQAVLHRNRAACHLKLEDYDKAESEASKAIERDGGDVKALYRRSQALEKLGRLDQAVLDLQRCLSLEPKSRVFQEALRNIGGQIQEKVRYMSSTDAKVEQMFQILLDPQEKGTEKKQKASQNLVVLAREDAGAERIFRSNGVQLLQRLLDTGESDLMLAALRTLVGICSEHQSRTVATLSVLGTRRLVSILGVDNSAVSLATCHLLQVIFDALKAGVKKGFRGKEGAVIVDPARELKVLLSNLLELLTEPGVSGQGRDNALTLLIKVVPRPSPKDPNNNLTLWVIDQGLRKILEVGGSLQDPPGELTVTADSRMSASILLSKLFDDLKCDAERENFHRLCENYIRSWFEGHGLAGKLRAIQTVSCLLQGPCDAGNRALELSGVMESVIALCASEQEREQLVAVEALIHAAGKAKRASFITANGVSLLKDLYKRSEKDSIRIRALVGLCKLGSAGGTDFSMKQFAEGSTLKLAKQCRKWLCSEGIDSSTRRWAVEGLAYLTFDADVKEEFVEDEAALKALFQLSKSDERSVLFAAASALVNCTNSYDYEEPDPKMVELAKYAKQHVPEQHPKDKPNFVRARVKKLLAAGVVSALTCMVKTDSPVLTNASRELLSRVFLALVEDVEDRGIVVAQGGGKALLPLALEGTDVGQTKAAQALAKLTITSNPEMTFPGERIYEVVRPLVSLLHLNCSGLQNFEALLALTNLAGISERLRQKILKEKAMPMIEGYMFEEHEMIRRAATECMSNMAMSKEVQDLFEATGNDRLKLLVLYSGEDDELLRKAAAGGLAMLTSMRPSLCKRIPEVTTHWLEILQALLLSPNQELQHRGAVVVLNMAEASKELAGSLMESEVLEILSVLAKAKEGPVARVAVACLGKAVEYGLIKPNEGGE from the exons ATGACG GCCAGCGCCGTGGAGGAGCTGCGCCAGGAAGGCAATGAACTCTTCAAAGGCGGCGACTACGAGGGCGCCCTGGCCGTCTACACCCGCGCCCTGGAGCTGCACCCCACGCCCCAGGAGCAGGCGGTGCTGCATCGCAACCGGGCCGCCTGCCACCTCAAGCTG GAGGACTATGACAAGGCCGAGTCGGAGGCGTCCAAAG CCATTGAAAGGGACGGTGGGGATGTCAAGGCGTTGTACCGCCGGAGCCAGGCCCTGGAGAAGCTGGGCCGCCTGGATCAGGCCGTCCTGGACCTGCAGAGATGTCTGAGCTTGGAGCCCAAGAGCCGAGTTTTCCAGGAGGCCCTGAGGAACATTGGGGGCCAGATTCAGGAGAAG GTGCGCTACATGTCCTCAACTGATGCCAAAGTGGAGCAGATGTTCCAGATCCTTCTAGACCCTCAGGAGAAAGGCACTGAGAAGAAACAGAAG GCATCTCAGAACCTGGTGGTTTTGGCCCGAGAGGATGCAGGGGCCGAGCGGATCTTCCGGAGCAATGGGGTGCAACTCCTACAACGCCTGCTGGATACTGGGGAGTCCGACCTCATGTTGGCGGCTCTGCGCACACTAGTGGGCATCTGCTCGGAGCACCAGTCCAGG ACGGTGGCCACTCTGAGCGTACTGGGCACACGGCGCCTGGTCTCCATCCTGGGCGTGGATAATTCGGCCGTATCACTAGCCACCTGCCACCTGCTGCAGGTCATCTTTGATGCCCTCAAGGCCGGTGTCAAGAAGGGCTTTCGGGGCAAAGAGGGTGCCGTGATTGTGG ACCCCGCCCGGGAGCTGAAGGTGCTTCTCAGCAACCTGCTAGAGCTCCTGACTGAGCCGGGGGTCTCCGGGCAGGGCCGCGACAATGCCCTGACACTGCTCATCAAGGTGGTACCCCGGCCGTCCCCGAAGGACCCCAACAACAATCTGACCCTCTGGGTCATTGACCAAG GCCTGAGGAAGATACTGGAGGTGGGGGGCTCACTGCAGGACCCCCCCGGGGAGCTCACAGTCACGGCCGACAGCCGCATGAGCGCCTCCATCCTCCTCAGCAAGCTTTTCGACGACCTCAAGTGTGACGCCGAAAGGGAGAATTTCCACCGTCTCTGTGAGAATTATATCAG GAGCTGGTTTGAGGGCCACGGGCTGGCCGGGAAACTCCGGGCCATCCAGACGGTGTCCTGCCTCCTGCAGGGCCCATGCGATGCTGGCAACCGGGCCCTGGAGCTGAGCGGGGTCATGGAGAGCGTGATAGCGCTCTGTGCCTCAGAGCAGGAGCGGGAGCAGCTGGTGGCCGTGGAGGCGCTGATCCACGCAGCCGGCAAGGCCAAGCGCGCCTCGTTCATCACAGCCAATGGCGTGTCGCTGCTCAAGGACCTGTACAAGCGCAGCGAGAAGGACAGTATCCGCATCCGGGCACTAGTG GGCCTGTGCAAGCTCGGCTCTGCAGGGGGAACCGACTTCAGCATGAAGCAATTTGCAGAAGGCTCCACCCTCAAGCTGGCCAAGCAGTGTCGGAA GTGGCTGTGTAGTGAGGGCATAGACTCAAGCACACGACGCTGGGCTGTGGAGGGCCTGGCCTACCTCACCTTTGATGCTGACGTAAAGGAGGAGTTCGTGGAGGATGAGGCAGCCTTGAAGGCCCTGTTCCAACTCAGCAAG TCAGATGAGCGGTCAGTGCTCTTCGCTGCGGCCTCGGCACTGGTGAACTGCACCAACAGCTATGACTATGAGGAGCCCGACCCCAAGATGGTGGAGCTGGCCAAGTACGCCAAGCAGCACGTGCCCGAGCAGCACCCCAAG GACAAACCAAACTTCGTGCGAGCCCGTGTGAAGAAGCTGCTGGCAGCCGGTGTGGTGTCGGCGCTGACTTGCATGGTGAAAACCGACAGCCCTGTCCTTACCAACGCCTCCCGAGAGCTGCTCTCCAG GGTCTTCCTGGCTCTGGTGGAGGATGTGGAGGACCGCGGCATCGTGGTAGCTCAGGGCGGGGGCAAG GCTCTACTTCCGCTGGCTCTGGAGGGCACCGATGTGGGGCAGACCAAGGCGGCCCAGGCCCTGGCCAAGCTGACCATTACCTCTAACCCCGAGATGACCTTCCCTGGGGAGCGG ATCTACGAGGTGGTTCGGCCCCTAGTGTCCCTGCTACACCTCAACTGCTCAGGTCTGCAGAACTTCGAGGCGCTTTTGGCACTGACCAACCTGGCGGGCATTAGCGAACGACTACG GCAGAAGATTCTGAAGGAGAAGGCGATGCCCATGATCGAGGGCTATATGTTTGAGGAACACGAGATGATCCGCCGCGCAGCCACTGAGTGCATGAGCAATATGGCCATGAGCAAAGAG gtccAGGACCTTTTTGAGGCCACGGGTAATGACCGGCTCAAGCTGCTAGTCCTATACAGCGGTGAGGATGATGAACTGCTTCGGAAGGCGGCAGCCGGAGGCCTGGCCATGCTCACCTCCATGCGGCCATCGCTCTGCAAACGCATCCCTGAAGTG ACCACACACTGGCTTGAGATCCTGCAGGCCCTTCTGCTGAGCCCCAACCAGGAGTTGCAGCACCGGGGTGCTGTGGTGGTGCTGAACATGGCAGAGGCCTCCAAGGAGCTGGCAGGCAGCCTGATGGAGAGTGAGGTTCTGGAAATCTTGTCGGTGCTGGCCAAGGCCAAGGAGGGTCCTGTTGCCAGGGTGGCTGTCGCCTGCCTCGGGAAGGCAGTGGAGTATGGGCTGATCAAACCCAACGAGGGTGGAGAGTGA
- the RCCD1 gene encoding RCC1 domain-containing protein 1, giving the protein MGTSQEVWFVFGFCGFGQLPGSGHGHQVLRPERLPDAEVCRVSAGWSYTAVLTRSGQVQLSGSVDGVASGCRDVWASEELLVLLRSRSGPGPRTELQAWMPAKALRGEPLWTRLLDSEGDSELDPGGDGDGHPGLLPLLPGARAYVSPQPPHYLSLGPELRARRVELGTEHVLLLDEAGQVFSWGSGRHGQLGHGTLEPTSEPRLLEALQGLRMATVAAGGWHSVCVSESGDLYAWGWNETGQLGLPAWSLRKMSGEALLDGEATAEDRTEGAGTPYISVQPFPALLDLLCGADAVAASCGSRHTAVVTRTGELFSWGWGKYGQLGHGDTASSDQPRCVQYFADQHLRVRNVSCGPWSTFVCIEEQLSTAPEARGVRNRQGLSLAASRPGLCSAALA; this is encoded by the exons ATGGGGACAAGCCAGGAGGTCTGGTTCGTCTTCGGCTTCTGTGGCTTTGGGCAGCTGCCTGGCTCCGGCCATGGACACCAGGTTCTGCGCCCCGAGCGGCTGCCAGACGCCGAAGTTTGCCGTGTGAGCGCCGGCTGGAGCTACACTGCCGTGCTGACCC GTAGCGGCCAGGTGCAGCTGTCTGGCTCAGTGGACGGCGTGGCGAGCGGCTGCAGGGACGTGTGGGCCTCAGAGGAGCTGCTGGTGCTCCTGCGATCACGGTCAGGCCCGGGGCCGCGCACTGAGCTGCAGGCCTGGATGCCTGCAAAGGCGCTGCGTGGGGAGCCCCTCTGGACCCGGCTCCTGGACAGCGAAGGTGACAGCGAGCTGGACCCCGGAGGCGATGGTGACGGTCACCCTGGACTGCTGCCCCTGCTGCCCGGTGCCCGAGCCTACGTGAGCCCGCAGCCACCCCACTACCTGTCGCTGGGCCCTGAGCTGCGGGCACGCCGAGTGGAGCTGGGCACAGAGCATGTTCTGCTACTGGACGAGGCGGGCCAGGTGTTCTCCTGGGGCTCCGGCAG GCATGGACAGCTTGGCCATGGGACGCTGGAGCCCACATCGGAGCCCCGGCTGCTGGAAGCGCTGCAGGGCCTGCGCATGGCCACTGTGGCCGCCGGAGGCTGGCACTCAGTGTGTGTGAGCG AGTCTGGAGACCTGTATGCCTGGGGCTGGAATGAGACCGGCCAGCTGGGCCTGCCCGCGTGGAGCCTGAGGAAGATGTCAGGTGAGGCCCTGC TGGATGGTGAAGCCACTGCTGAGGATAGGACTGAGGGTGCTGGGACCCCCTACATCTCCGTGCAGCCCTTCCCAGCCCTGCTGGACCTGCTCTGTGGCGCAGATGCTGTTGCAGCCAGCTGTGGGTCCCGGCACACGGCAGTGGTGACAC GAACCGGGGAGCTGTTTTCCTGGGGCTGGG GCAAGTATGGGCAACTCGGCCATGGTGACACCGCCAGCTCCGACCAGCCCCGCTGCGTGCAGTACTTTGCGGATCAGCACCTGCGTGTGCGGAACGTGAGTTGTGGGCCCTGGAGCACGTTTGTCTGCATCGAGGAGCAGCTGAGCACAGCCCCGGAAGCCAGAGGAGTCAGGAATCGCCAAGGACTGAGTCTGGCAGCTTCGCGCCCAG GGCTCTGCTCAGCTGCTCTGGCGTAG
- the PRC1 gene encoding protein regulator of cytokinesis 1, whose product MRRSEVLAGESIQCLQEALARLRDIWELIGIPEEQRFQRTEVVKHHVKNLLDKMIAEEENLRERLLKSIAVCREELSTLCQELALESNQEEGERTILQLEKELRTQVELMRRKKKERKQELRDLQVQEQELCDVLCLPPSDIDAAAVPSLEQLSQFRQHLATLRETKASRREEFVNIKRQIILCMEELDHDPDTSCERELIIEDEDAFCLSLENIATLRKLLQRLEKRRLQNKAACEALRARLTELWDRLQVPAEEREAVTAETVGTKAKVQKALQLEVDRLEKLQRENLKKVIEGIRVELAQYWDCCFYGEEQRRAFAPYYQEDYTEDLLQLHDLEVGRLKAYYDSHRELFDGVKKWEETWQAFQDLENKASDPSRFTNRGGTLLKEEKQRAKLQKTLPKLEEELKVQIELWEQQHEREFVVKGQQFVSYVAEQWELYRLEKERAKQERQLKNKLEGNTPRTPSKRRGQIPTTPGKVRKLNATTLSGVAGTVLHSPALRMPPSGRKPLSNSCSGKKTPHSSRRDAGKENMEPHGSPLSGGYPALAPFRRNFSSNSVASTYSEFARELYKAASSDAASRILNSTTILTPGSSEPHETLVFSSRCL is encoded by the exons ATGAGGAGAAG CGAGGTGTTGGCTGGGGAGTCCATCCAATGCCTGCAGGAGGCCCTGGCTCGGCTCCGGGATATCTGGGAGCTCATTGGGATTCCGGAGGAGCAGCGCTTCCAGCGGACCGAGGTGGTCAAGCACCATGTCAAG AACCTCTTGGACAAGATGATCGCGGAGGAGGAGAATCTTCGGGAAAGGCTGCTCAAGAGCATCGCCGTGTGCCGGGAGGAGCTCAGCACCCTGTGTCAGGAGCTAGCCCTGGAGTCCAACCAG gaggaaggggagaggaccATCCTGCAGCTCGAGAAAGAGCTGCGCACACAGGTGGAGCTGATGCGCAGGAAGAAGAAGGAGCGAAAGCAGGAGCTGAGGGACCTGCAGGTCCAGGAGCAGGAGCTGTGTGATGTGCTGTGCCTGCCGCCCTCCGACATCGACGCCGCTGCGGTCCCCAGCCTCGAGCAGCTGAGCCAGTTCCGGCAGCACTTGGCCACTTTGAGGGAGACCAAG GCTTCGCGCCGGGAGGAATTTGTCAACATCAAGCGGCAGATCATCCTGTGTATGGAGGAGCTGGACCATGACCCTGACACCAGCTGCGAGCGAGAACTGATAATCGAAGACGAGGACGCCTTCTGCCTGTCCCTCGAGAATATCGCCACCCTGCGGAAGCTGCTGCAGCGG CTGGAGAAGCGCAGGTTGCAGAACAAAGCGGCATGTGAGGCTTTGCGGGCTCGCCTCACCGAACTCTGGGACAGGCTGCAGGTACCTGCCGAAGAGAGGGAAGCAGTGACCGCAGAAACCGTGGGGACCAAGGCCAAGGTCCAGAAAGCG CTGCAACTGGAAGTGGATCGGCTGGAGAAACTACAAAGGGAAAATCTGAAGAAGGTGATTGAGGGCATCCGCGTGGAGCTGGCCCAGTACTGGGACTGCTGCTTCTACGGCGAGGAGCAGAGACGAGCCTTTGCGCCCTACTACCAAG AGGACTATACAGAAGATCTGCTCCAGCTCCATGACCTCGAGGTCGGGCGACTGAAAGCCTACTACGACAGTCACAGGGAGCTCTTTGACGGAGTGAAGAAGTGGGAGGAGACCTGGCAGGCTTTCCAGGATTTGGAG AACAAAGCCTCTGACCCCAGTCGATTTACAAACCGTGGAGGAACtcttctaaaagaagaaaagcaaagagcAAAGCTGCAGAAAACTCTCCCTAAG CTGGAAGAGGAGCTCAAGGTCCAGATTGAGCTGTGGGAGCAGCAACATGAGAGAGAGTTTGTGGTCAAGGGCCAGCAGTTTGTGAGCTACGTGGCAGAGCAGTGGGAACTCTACCGCCTGGAAAAAGAGCGAGCCAAACAGGAAAGA CAACTGAAGAATAAACTGGAAGGCAATACTCCCAGGACACCCAGCAAGCGGCGGGGCCAGATCCCAACCACCCCCGGCAAGGTGCGCAAG CTGAATGCCACCACCCTGTCCGGTGTTGCGGGCACCGTGCTCCACTCCCCGGCGTTGCGGATGCCACCTTCGGGCAGGAAG CCGCTCTCAAACAGCTGCTCAGGGAAGAAGACCCCCCATTCTTCCAGGCGTGATGCAGGCAAGGAGAATATGGAGCCCCACGGCAGCCCGCTGAGCGGTGGGTACCCCGCCTTGGCCCCCTTCCGGCGCAACTTCAGCAGTAATTCTGTTGCCAGCACCTATTCTGAGTTTGCG CGAGAGCTCTACAAGGCTGCCAGTTCTGATGCCGCTTCTCGGATTCTCAATTCCACCACCATTCTCACCCCGGGGAGCTCTGAACCCCACGAAACCCTGGTCTTCTCTTCCAGGTGCTTGTAG